From the genome of Streptomyces spinoverrucosus:
ACCGGCGTGACCGTCCAGCTCACCGGCGATGACGCGGAGCAGCGCGCCGCCGTCGGGGGAGGTGAGCAGCTGGACGTGGCCGGCGCGGATGTCCTGGTAGCGGGGGGCCATCATCTTGTCCTTGGCCGGGAGGTTCACCCACAGCTGCAGGCCGTGGAAGAGACCGCCGGACATCACCAGCTGCTCCGGCGGGGCCTCGATGTGCAGCAGGCCGGAGCCCGCCGTCATCCACTGGGTGTCGCCGTTGGTGATGGTGCCGCCACCGCCCTGGGAGTCCTGGTGGTCGAAGATCCCGTCGATGATGTAGGTGACGGTCTCGAAGCCGCGGTGCGGGTGCCAGGGCGTGCCCTTCGGCTCCCCGGGCGCGTACTCCACCTCGCCCATCTGGTCCATCATGATGAACGGGTCGAGGTGGCGGTAGTTGATCCCCGCGAACGCCCGGCGCACCGGGAAGCCCTCGCCCTCGAATCCGCTCGGCGCGGTCGTGACGGCGAGCACGGGACGTGCGACGGCGTCGGCCGGCGCGGTCACGCGGGGCAGCGTCAGCGGGTTCTCGACGGTCACTGCGGGCATGTCGGTACCTCCTTGGGCGACGTGCGCTCCACTTTAGTTGAGCGTTGAACTTTCTGCCACCCGGCAACACCGACGGCCCGGAGGACATTCCCTCCGGGCCGTCGTCGTCGCACAGGTGCGTCCCTTGCCTCAGGCCGGCCGCGTCACCTGCTGAAGTACAGGTACTTCCACGGGCCGTACGTCGTGGAGTTCACGGCGTCACCGGACGAGCCGTTGACGTACACCGAGCGCATCCGAGCCCGGATGCCCGACTCGCCGGGCCCCTCCAGGGTGATGGCCGACTTGCCGCTCGTACCGAGCGGGAAGTACTCCGAGCCCGCCGGGTACCACGTGCCCTGGTAGTAGACCTGCAGGTCGAACCGCTGCTGACGGCCCGGGTAGTAGGTCATCGTCGTGGTGAGCAGCGGGTCGGTGTTCTTGTGGAACCAGTAGTAGAGCGTCGAGCCGATCTTGGCCGTCTTGTAGTGCCTGGCGACGGCCGTGGAGATCTTGACCCGGGCGTACGCCGTGGACTTCACCGTCTTCGGCAGGTACCGGGCGTCACCCTTGAAGACCGCGGTGACGGTGGTGTCGCGGGTCATGTCCACGAGGGCGGCGATGTTGCCCCGGGAGTCGACGCGCCCCGTCCTGATCAGCTTCTTGGGCTTGTCGCCGCCGAACGGGTCGGCCCAGATCTCGACCGTGCGGTTCTTGTACGTCGTACCGAGGTGCGCGGTGAACTTGACGTCGGTGCCGTAGTTGTACAGCTTGCCGTTGTTGTTCAGGCTGAGCGAGGTCGAGTTGCGGGAGACCTCGACGGTGTCGGAGGCGGTTGTCGCGGTGTGCGCCGCGTCGCCCGCGTACGTCACCGTGTACTTCACCTTGCCGCCGGCCGGCGGTGTGTCGCTGAAGGAGTAGGTGCCGTCCGCCTTGACCGTGATCGCGGGCAGGGCCTTGCCGTTCGGGCTCTCCAGGTCGGTGCGGGTGACGGCCAGCTGGGTGCCGGCCGCGAAGGGGACCGTCGCCGTGATCTTGCCCGTCACCGTCAGCGGCTTGGCGCGCGTGGCAGTCGCGGGGGCGTTCATCGAGAGGGTCGGCACGCTCCGGGCCGGGTCGGTGAGGACCTTGAGTGTGTAGCCGCCCGGCGACGACGCGAGCACGAAGAGCCGGGAGGCGTCCGGGGCCCAGGCGAGGTCGGACGCGTCGGCGGTGTAGGTCCGGATCGGCGTGGTCGCGCCGGGCGCGTAAACCGCGACCTTGTATTCGCCGATCGGAGCGACCTGAGCGACCAGCCCGTTCGGCGCGATGTCCGCGGTCCGCCCGGACGGGTAGGAGCCGGCCGCGGTGAACCTGCCGTCCGCGAAGGCGTGCCGGTCCATACCGTCGACCAGCACCTGCGGGGTACCCGGCGCGAGGTCGATGTCCTCGCCGATGTACTGCACCGAGTAGCTGTCGTCGTGCGAGGCGACGAGCCGGGGGGCGTCTCCGGAAACGTCGACGACGGCCAGCATGTCCTTGGTGCTGTCGTAGAAGTCGGTCGCGCCCACGGCCAGGAGCCCGGGCTGGGACGGGTCGGTGTCCAGATAGGCGGTGCTCGAGACTCCGTGGTTCTCCAGCGGGAGCCGCCCGAGCGTCACCGGGTCGGTGCCGCTCGCCGGGTCCACGGCAGGGTCGACCGAGCCCAGGTCGCTCTCCGTCTGTCCGCCGTACTCGCCGTAGGTGAACCAGACCTTTCCGCCGGCGTGCTCAAGGTGGATCGGGCCGATTCCGGCGGCCACGGGATACCGGGCCTTCACATCGAGCGTGGCCGCGTCGAGGGCCACGATCTCGTGGCTGACGCGGGCCGCGGCGTACAGGGTGGTGCCGTCGTCGGACAGCGCCAGGTCGAAGATGCCGTCGATGCCGTCCACCGAGTCGACGCGGTTGCCGTTGTAGTCGGCGGCGACGATCCGGTCGTTCGTGTCGTCGCCGACGAAGACCCGCTTGAGCGTGTCGTTCACGACGATGCCCGCGGGCGAGCCCACGACGACGGAGGCAGCCGACGCCGGGCCTGCCGATACGACGGTCAGCGCCGCCGAGCTGAAGAAGACCGCGAGCGATGTCGCGACCGCGGTGCTGCGCATGCGCACAGTGATGAACCCCCACTGAGAACCCGACGGTGCCGGGGAGATGAGAGCGCCGCGCGGCGCCCGGACGCGGATCGCGGGGAAGCGATTGCGTGCGGGGCGCGGCTGCCAAGCGCACCTTATGGCATGGCTGTGACAACAGGGGAGGGGATATCTCCGTGGAGAGACTGCTCAGCCGTATGTCCGTCGGAGGGCTTGCTCAGCCGTATGTCCGTCGGAGGGCTTGCTCAGCCGTACATCCGCCGCATCGCGAAGTCGACCATCTCCTCCACGGCCTTCGCGTCGAACACCATGCGGTGCTCGCCCTCCATGTCGAGGACGAAGCCGTAGCCGGTCGGCAGCAGGTCGATCACCTCGGCGCCGGTGATCACGAAGTACTTGGACTCCTTGCCCGCGTACCTCCGCAGCTCCTTCAGCGAGCTGAACATCGGGATCACCGGCTGCTGGGTGTTGTGCAGCGCGAGGAAGCCCGGATTGTCGCCGCGCGGGCAGTACACCTTGGACGTGGCGAAGACCTGCTGGAAGTCCTCCGCGGTCATCTGCCCGGTGGTGAAGGCGCGCACCGCGTCCGCGAGCGAAGGCGGCGACGGCTCGGGGTACAACGGCGCCTGTTGCTGTCCGTACCCGCCGGGCATCTGCTGCTGCGGCGGGACGTAGCCCTGCTGGGCGCCGACGTTCTGCTCGTAGCCGTACATGGGCGCTAGCGTACCGAGAGCGGCGCTCCGCCAGACGGGTCATGGGCAACGTAAGGGAGTTGACAGGAGGTTGTCAGCTGGTTGACAGCCCTTTCCCTGGTGCCCCACAGCACCGGCTCATAGCGTCTTTTGCCATGAACGGACAGCGCGACGACGAGACCCACGAGCACGACAGGGGTCTCTCCTACGACCTTCCCGTCCTCGCCCGCCGCCGGATGATCCGCCTGCTGGCGGGGGCGAGCCTGGTGCCGCTGGTGGGCTGCACCTCCGACGACAGCTCGTCGGCGTCCTCGGCGGACGCGTCCTCCGGTGCCCCCGCCTCCTCCTCGTCCTCGTCCTCCTCGGCCGGCGAGTGCGCCACCATTCCCGACGAGACCGCCGGCCCCTACCCCGGGGACGGCTCGAACGGCGTGAACGTGCTCGAGAAGAGCGGTGTCGTGCGCAGCGACATCACGAAGAGCTTCGGCGACTCGGCCGGCGGCACCGCCGAAGGCGTGCCCCTGACGATCACGCTCACGGTCGTCGACGCCGCCTCGGGCTGCGGTACGCCGAAGAAGGGCGCCGCCGTCTACCTCTGGCACTGCGACCGGGACGGCAACTACTCCCTGTACTCCGAAGGCGTCACCGAGGAGAACTACCTGCGCGGCGTGCAGGAGACCGACGACAAGGGCCAGGTCACCTTCAAGAGCATCTTCCCGGCCTGCTACTCGGGCCGCTGGCCTCACATCCACTTCGAGGTCTACGGCAGCCTCGCCGACGCCACCGCCGCCACCTCCATCACGAACACCTCCCAGCTCGCGCTGCCGGAGGACGTCTGCGACACGGTGTACGCCACGGACGGCTACAGCCAGAGCGTGCAGAACCTCAGCCAGTTGTCCCTCGAGACCGACAACATCTTCAGCGACGGCCACGACCAGCAGATGGCGACGGTGACGGGCGGCGTCGAGCAGGGCTACACCGCGGCACTGACGGTTCCGGTGTGACCTGTCACAGATGACCGGATCGGGGTTGCTTCTTATTACCGGCGGGTAGCATCATCGTAGCTACTTGTTGGTACGTGAACTAGCGCGAGGATCCAAGTGCCTCGCCGATCTCTCTACGGAGCCGTCGCCATGGGGCACTACAAGTCGAATCTCCGCGACATCGAGTTCAACCTCTTCGAAGTACTCGGGCGCGACAAGCTGTACGGCACCGGCCCCTTCGAGGAGATGGACGTCGAGACCGCGAAGAGCATCCTCGAGGAGCTGACGCGCCTCTCGGAGAACGAGCTGGCCGAGTCCTTCACCGACGCCGACCGCAACCCGCCGGTCTTCGACCCGGAGACCAACACCGCGCCGGTCCCGGCGTCCTTCAAGAAGAGCTACCAGGCCTTCATGGACTCCGAGTACTGGCGCCTGGGCCTGCCCGAGGCCATCGGCGGTACGACGGCTCCCCCGTCGCTGATCTGGTCGTACGCGGAGCTGATCCTCGGCGCGAACCCGGCCGTGTGGATGTACTCCTCCGGCCCGGCCTTCGCCGGGATCCTCTACGACGAGGGCAACGACGTACAGAAGCAGATCGCGCAGATCGCCGTCGAGAAGCAGTGGGGCTCGACGATGGTCCTCACCGAGCCGGACGCCGGCTCGGACGTCGGCGCCGGCCGCACCAAGGCGGTGCAGCAGGAGGACGGCTCCTGGCACATCGAGGGCGTGAAGCGCTTCATCACGTCCGGTGAGCACGACATGTCGGAGAACATCCTCCACTACGTGCTCGCCCGCCCCGAGGGCGCCGGCCCCGGCACCAAGGGCCTGTCCCTCTTCCTCGTGCCGAAGTACCTGTTCGACTTCGAGACCGGCGAGCTGGGCGAGCGCAACGGCGTCTACGCCACCAACGTCGAGCACAAGATGGGTCTGAAGGCCTCCAACACCTGCGAGATGACCTTCGGCGACCAGCACCCCGCCAAGGGCTGGCTGATCGGCGACAAGCACGACGGCATCCGCCAGATGTTCCGCATCATCGAGTTCGCCCGCATGATGGTCGGCACGAAGGCGATCTCCACGCTGTCGACCGGTTACCTGAACGCCCTTGAGTACGCCAAGGAGCGCGTCCAGGGTCCCGACCTGGCGAACTTCATGGACAAGTCCGCGCCCAAGGTCACCATCACG
Proteins encoded in this window:
- a CDS encoding intradiol ring-cleavage dioxygenase, with the protein product MNGQRDDETHEHDRGLSYDLPVLARRRMIRLLAGASLVPLVGCTSDDSSSASSADASSGAPASSSSSSSSAGECATIPDETAGPYPGDGSNGVNVLEKSGVVRSDITKSFGDSAGGTAEGVPLTITLTVVDAASGCGTPKKGAAVYLWHCDRDGNYSLYSEGVTEENYLRGVQETDDKGQVTFKSIFPACYSGRWPHIHFEVYGSLADATAATSITNTSQLALPEDVCDTVYATDGYSQSVQNLSQLSLETDNIFSDGHDQQMATVTGGVEQGYTAALTVPV
- a CDS encoding YncE family protein; amino-acid sequence: MRSTAVATSLAVFFSSAALTVVSAGPASAASVVVGSPAGIVVNDTLKRVFVGDDTNDRIVAADYNGNRVDSVDGIDGIFDLALSDDGTTLYAAARVSHEIVALDAATLDVKARYPVAAGIGPIHLEHAGGKVWFTYGEYGGQTESDLGSVDPAVDPASGTDPVTLGRLPLENHGVSSTAYLDTDPSQPGLLAVGATDFYDSTKDMLAVVDVSGDAPRLVASHDDSYSVQYIGEDIDLAPGTPQVLVDGMDRHAFADGRFTAAGSYPSGRTADIAPNGLVAQVAPIGEYKVAVYAPGATTPIRTYTADASDLAWAPDASRLFVLASSPGGYTLKVLTDPARSVPTLSMNAPATATRAKPLTVTGKITATVPFAAGTQLAVTRTDLESPNGKALPAITVKADGTYSFSDTPPAGGKVKYTVTYAGDAAHTATTASDTVEVSRNSTSLSLNNNGKLYNYGTDVKFTAHLGTTYKNRTVEIWADPFGGDKPKKLIRTGRVDSRGNIAALVDMTRDTTVTAVFKGDARYLPKTVKSTAYARVKISTAVARHYKTAKIGSTLYYWFHKNTDPLLTTTMTYYPGRQQRFDLQVYYQGTWYPAGSEYFPLGTSGKSAITLEGPGESGIRARMRSVYVNGSSGDAVNSTTYGPWKYLYFSR
- a CDS encoding pirin family protein yields the protein MPAVTVENPLTLPRVTAPADAVARPVLAVTTAPSGFEGEGFPVRRAFAGINYRHLDPFIMMDQMGEVEYAPGEPKGTPWHPHRGFETVTYIIDGIFDHQDSQGGGGTITNGDTQWMTAGSGLLHIEAPPEQLVMSGGLFHGLQLWVNLPAKDKMMAPRYQDIRAGHVQLLTSPDGGALLRVIAGELDGHAGPGITHTPITMIHATLAPGAEITLPWREDFNGLAYVLAGRGAVGAECRPIHLGQTAVFGAGGSLTVRADEKQDSHTPDLEVVLLGGQPIREPMAHYGPFVMNTKDELMQAFEDFQKGRLGTIPAVHGMTEGGL
- a CDS encoding acyl-CoA dehydrogenase yields the protein MGHYKSNLRDIEFNLFEVLGRDKLYGTGPFEEMDVETAKSILEELTRLSENELAESFTDADRNPPVFDPETNTAPVPASFKKSYQAFMDSEYWRLGLPEAIGGTTAPPSLIWSYAELILGANPAVWMYSSGPAFAGILYDEGNDVQKQIAQIAVEKQWGSTMVLTEPDAGSDVGAGRTKAVQQEDGSWHIEGVKRFITSGEHDMSENILHYVLARPEGAGPGTKGLSLFLVPKYLFDFETGELGERNGVYATNVEHKMGLKASNTCEMTFGDQHPAKGWLIGDKHDGIRQMFRIIEFARMMVGTKAISTLSTGYLNALEYAKERVQGPDLANFMDKSAPKVTITHHPDVRRSLMTQKAYAEGMRALVLYTASVQDAIAVKETAGEDAKTEHALNDLLLPIVKGYGSEKGYEQLAQSLQTFGGSGFLQEYPIEQYIRDSKIDTLYEGTTAIQGQDFFFRKIVRNQGAALNSLAEDIKKFLAVGTGGVELADAREHLAKAAVELEAIVGLMLTDLAATEQDVKNIYKVGLNTTRLLMASGDVIVGYLLLKGAAVAAEKIESASAKDKAFYAGKIAAAKFFAAGVLPGVTLARKLAQGVDLDLMELDEAAF
- a CDS encoding SseB family protein, coding for MYGYEQNVGAQQGYVPPQQQMPGGYGQQQAPLYPEPSPPSLADAVRAFTTGQMTAEDFQQVFATSKVYCPRGDNPGFLALHNTQQPVIPMFSSLKELRRYAGKESKYFVITGAEVIDLLPTGYGFVLDMEGEHRMVFDAKAVEEMVDFAMRRMYG